From the Thermogemmatispora onikobensis genome, the window ACAAAGAGATTCTCGAAGATGACGCAGCCGCCCACAAAGCCCCCTGTCAGGGCGCTCCCCAGAGCGATGCAGAGGATCAGGAGCAGATTGCTGCCCAAGATAAACCAGAGGGAGAACTGCCCGCTAGGGGCGCTGGCGGTCGGCCAGTCTTCGATAGGCCACTGGACTCCGAGGATCAGCGCGCTGAGGGCGATCGCTGCTAGCAAGGCATACTCTAACAGATAGCGCCTGGGGAAGGCTGCTCTCGTCACCATGATGCCGCGCCCTCCAGCGAATAACAGCGCTGGAGATAGAGACGGGCAGCCTCCAGGGCTCCCGGCCCCAGATGAGCGACGGCCCACTGGTCGGCCTCTTTTTCCCAGCGCCGCAGACAGAGCAGCTTGCCCAGCAACGGCGCCATGACCAGCATGCTCCAGAGGAGCAGACAGAGCGCGGCAACCGGGCCGCTCAGTTCGTCGAGGAACTGCGGGAGGCACACAGCAGCCAGAAGGCCCACCAGCACCGCCCCTAGCTGGCAGTCCCATAGACTACGCAACCGAGTCGTGTGACCACGAGCAATATGACCCTGCTCATGGAGCAGCAGCACCTGCAGCACCTGGACCGGTACTTGCAGCCAGGCGTCCAGGTAGATCTCTTGTTGCCCCGACCAGGTTCGACGTGAGAAAGCAGGGGCATCTTTTTGGGGCAGATAAGAGGTGAAGAGCTTGACCGCCGGCTCCGGCAGTAAGGCCACGCCTTCGGGCAGCTCCTTTAATTCTTCACGTAGATAGCGCTGAAAGGCTATCCTGCGGAGCAGTATCCATATGAGGGCGGGAGCTGTGCACACCGCTATCAGGAGTTTGAAATCTGTGAGAACGAGACCACAGGCGGGCAGCAGCGCCAGCAGGACCACGCCGATGGCCTGGGCGGATTCTCTCCATGTTAGTGGCTGCTCCGGGGAAAAACGCAGAGCGTAGCCCCTGGCTTCGGCTACCAGCGAGAGGCGCCAACGGAGAGTCATGGCCTCTCCCGTCAGGGCTGGCATATCCAACCGCAGGAGCCAGGCCACCCAGCATGGCAACGGACGCGACCAATGCGGCCCCGGCTCCCTCCCTGGCCAGGGCTTCTCCTTTCCAGCAGGTAGCCGCCCGCCTCTCTCCCAAAGTACAATAAGACAGAGGGCCAGCACCGGCAGCGGGCGCAGGTAGACAGGCACCCATATCAGCGGGTAGATTACTACCGACGCCGCATGGAAAGCTGCCAGGAGATCGATGCCCTGCAGTTTTCTCAGGTTTGTCACGAGTGGGCTCCTCCGCCAGTGATTGAGATGCGGAAGGAAAGGGCCTTCCGGCTTTCCTTTGTGATACGATCTCAGGCTGGAATAGCCATTCACTGAATCTCTCTGAAGGCCGCTTTCTCCTCAGAGAGAATGACCTCGATGCGCTTACTGCAAACGGCAATGGCTTGCGATCTCAGCTCAGCCTTATTTGAAATAGTTACAACATTTCCCTGGCTGGGATTTTCCCGCCAAAGGAGAACGATGCAGGAGCCGGTCGCATCGCTCTCCTCGCCGCTGTGGGAAAGAGATCAATCGCCAGCGTGCCGCTTAGCCGAGAAAAGCGACGCCCGCGATCGCTATGATGATGCCTCCCCAGCCAGTGGCGCTCATGGTTGCCAGAATAGTGCCTATCGCACCAATCCCATCATAAGCAACCCAGGTAATAATCCAGCGGACCCCTTCAATGATCCAGGGCAGCCCCCGGATATAGCCCGGTAGAGCGCTGAGCAGCATCCCAATCGCCTGGGCAATCCCAAGGCGATGGGTTGCTACCATGTAAAGCAACCAGTGTAGGTGACCACCTGCACCCTGCAGGGGCAGCAGGCTCACGAGTGCCGCCCCCCCACACAGAGCAGCAACGAGCAGGAGCCAGTTCCACTCTTCTTTGACGGTACGCGGCACAGCTCTAATGGAATTCACTCTGAACCTCCTTGGGCTGTCCTTTGACTGCTTAAGATATTGGCACCGAGGTGCCCGATTCAAGGGTAATCTCTTGAGTTGCTTTCTTCAATCGTTCTTTGAATGATTTTATCACAATCATCCTCCAATAATCTCATATCCACAAAGCAAGGTCCTACTATTAGTACACCACAAAATAAAACAAATCAAAGTATCATCTATTCTTTCTCTGAACTCCTATCCTTAAGGATAGATACCATATTCCCTGGCTATTCTACACGTCATTTCCCCCTTCGGAGGATTGACAAGCCACTAGCATCACTCATAAAATAGAGAATGGATAAACAAATGCAGTATATTTTTCAGGATCAAGATGAGAGTTATCATTATAGATCCTAATATTTCGAACTGTCAAAAGATTACCAGCATCTTAGGAGAAGAGCATCATATCACGATCTCTAGCGCCAACGACTCTCTCTCTCTTCTTCAAGAGCAGAGCCTGCAGAGGCCGCCCCCTGATCTCTGGATTATCAATCAGGAGATCCTGCCAAAGCTGGCAGCGCCACCCCGAGGTCAGTACATCGTGCTGGCCAGCGACGTTCGTTTTGACCAGCTCCACTGGGCCTACGAACAAGGCGCTCTCGGCTATCTGCTTGCTAGCGCCCCAGCTCCTCTTTGGCGCAGTGCCATCCAGCTCCCCCCTGGCCATTTTCTCATCGACCCCTCAGTTGTTCCTCTGCTCTTCAGCGACGTCTTCCCCTCGCACAGACTCCACGCGGGACTCAGTCAGCTCACAGCTCGCGAGCGCGAGATCCTTTCTCTGCTCGCGGCGGGTGGCTCCAATAAGGAGATCGCGGCGCAGCTCGGCATCTCCCAGACGACTGTTAAAACGCATATCGCCCATATCTATCGCAAGCTTGATATTCGAGGAAGAGCTTCCAAATGTTCACGTTATCCTCTTGAGAAGGTCACAGCAGTCGACAATAGCAGCGATGAATGCGGCGGCTTGCTGGCAATTTAGTCAAGGACCGCTCGCTGTGTAGTCAATCCCTAAAGGAGGCAATCGCTATGATTCTCTGGGTCGGTATCGTGCTGATCGCCATTGGGCTGCTGATCGGGTTGATTCTGGTCAGCATCGGGCGGCGATCCATTCCCATGCGCTCCCCCGAGGAGCAGGCCCGCTTGCGCGAGCAACTGATCGCCTCCGGTCTCTCGCCTCGTGTGGCCGAATATATCGCTCAGGGGAAACGCCTCGAAGCCATCAAAGCCTATCGGGATGAGACGGGCCAGAGCCTCAAGGAGGCCGTCCGCTT encodes:
- a CDS encoding response regulator transcription factor, whose product is MRVIIIDPNISNCQKITSILGEEHHITISSANDSLSLLQEQSLQRPPPDLWIINQEILPKLAAPPRGQYIVLASDVRFDQLHWAYEQGALGYLLASAPAPLWRSAIQLPPGHFLIDPSVVPLLFSDVFPSHRLHAGLSQLTAREREILSLLAAGGSNKEIAAQLGISQTTVKTHIAHIYRKLDIRGRASKCSRYPLEKVTAVDNSSDECGGLLAI